The genomic stretch CCACTTCCAACCGGCTTTCCAATTGTCAGGGATGACCGCGCTGCCTTTGGCATCCACCGGGTATGCCGCGCCCCAGTACGAGCCGAGCCATCGCGCGTCGTCGTCCACCCACTGCGGGACGAAGCCGTACTGCACAACGTTCTTGGGATCAAACTTGGCGCTGGTCGCGTCGTTACCGGCTTTGTCAACGGTCAGGCGCTTGGCGACTTCCATCACCGTGTCAAAGTTCCAGTCTACCTGCTTGCCGTCCAACGTGTACTTGTCGCCAACTTTCTGAGGCGGCAGAGCCAACTTGGCTTCCTTGAATAAATCCTTGTTCACATACATGATGGAAGGGTAGATCGCGAACGGCAGACCGACCAGTTTGCCCTCTTCCTTGTAGAACTGGACGAACGCGGGGTCAACATCGCTGAGATTGTAATTGAATTCCTTGACCATAGGTTCCAGGTCTAGGAATGCGCCGGGGAATGCCGCGCGACCCTCTGCACCAACCGGACCGACGATGTCGGGCGAGTTGCCGGCGGCGATTTGCGCGGTCAAGTTATCGCGCGCGTACTTGTTGTCCACGATGATCGGGATCAACTGGATTTCGGTTTGCGAGGCGTTGAATTTGTCGATCCAAGGTTTCTCTGCTTTGATTTGATCGGGCTGCGCGCCCGCGCCCAAACCGATGTACCAATAAACTTGCACACGATCTTTCTGAGGCACTGCCGTGGGTTGCGCGACCGGAACGGCGGTTTCCCGGATGACCACGGTCTCTTTGACTGGTGCGGTGGTCTCTTTCACAACAACGGTTTCTTTGACAATTTGTGGCGCGGCTGGTGGTGGCGCAGCGCACGCCGCCAGCATCAATCCCGCAAGTGTGACGAGCATGACAACCGCAATCAATTTCTTGCACATGGTGTTTCTCCCCCTTTAATTTTCCTCATTGAGAATTGTTGAATCCGATAGATTCAACCGGGTGAATGATCGAGTAACCCTGCGCTTACACTTTATGACTGTTGCATCACCTCCTTGAATGTTAAGCAGATTTCCTAGTCGTTAGGTCGTTTGGAATTAGCG from Chloroflexota bacterium encodes the following:
- a CDS encoding extracellular solute-binding protein, which codes for MCKKLIAVVMLVTLAGLMLAACAAPPPAAPQIVKETVVVKETTAPVKETVVIRETAVPVAQPTAVPQKDRVQVYWYIGLGAGAQPDQIKAEKPWIDKFNASQTEIQLIPIIVDNKYARDNLTAQIAAGNSPDIVGPVGAEGRAAFPGAFLDLEPMVKEFNYNLSDVDPAFVQFYKEEGKLVGLPFAIYPSIMYVNKDLFKEAKLALPPQKVGDKYTLDGKQVDWNFDTVMEVAKRLTVDKAGNDATSAKFDPKNVVQYGFVPQWVDDDARWLGSYWGAAYPVDAKGSAVIPDNWKAGWKWYYDAIWKFRVAPNQSAIDGDLLKGNAFSSGKVGMALTHLWYTCCIDKKNVANWDIAVVPSYNGKITAKMHADTFAIMKDSKHPKEAFKVYQYMLGAGSADLYKIYGGLPARKAQQADFFKGLDTQFAPNKVNWQVALDMIPLMDIPNHQVGLPNNNKANDAFKKLDSDIKSNEKLDVDKRIADFVVEIDKIFKEKPAQ